The nucleotide window AGGTCGTCGGCGTCGGTGACGCCGGAGCGGACGAGGACGCTCGTCATCCCGGCGCGCTCGCCGAGCGCGATGTCCGTGTCGAGTCGGTCCCCCACGACGAGACACTCCTCGGGCGGGTACGGGAGCCGCTCGCGGACCATCTCGATCGCGGTGTCCGACGGCTTGCCGAGGACGGCGTCTGGATCGCGTTCGGCGACCCCGGCGATCGCGTTGATCACGGCCCCCGACCCCGGCACGTCGCGCTCGGGGGCCGGGATCACCACGTCCGGGTCGGTGCCGATGAAGGGGATGTCGCGCTCCAAGGCCCACAGCGCGGTACAGAGATCCTCGTAGTCGAACTCGCGGTCGATCGAGGCGACCAGCGCGTCGGCGGCGTCGACGTCGTCGGTCGTCGACAGTCCCGCCGCCGCGAACTGGTCGAGGAGCCCCGGGTCGGCGATACAGAGCAGGTCGTCGTCGGCGTGGTGTCTCCCGAGGTACCGCGTCGTCACGCTGCCCGCGGTGAAGACGCGGTCGGCGTCGACATCGTACCCCGCCGCCCCGAGCCGGTCGACGTACGCGGGCGGTGCCTTCGTCGGGTTGTTCGAGACGAACAGCGTCTCGATCCCGGCCCCGCGGAGCCGCCGGTACCCCGCGGGAGCGCCCGGGATCGGCTCGTCGCCGCGCACGACCGTACCGTCGACGTCGAGGACGGCACCGCTGAATTCCATGCCGGGAGTGCGCGCGCCACGGCCGTAGGGGTTGCGCCCGCAGATCACGAACTCGATACCGGTACCACCTTCGAGATAACGGAAGGGTAAAGCGGCAGCGTTCCGTATCGGCGTCCACTGTGACGACGACCCAGGTGACCCTCGTCCAGATCGACAACTACGGTCCGTGGACGACGACGCCGGAGCCGCGCCGCGAGATGGACCTCCAGACGCTCCAGTCGCGCCTCTTCGCCGACATCGCCCAGTTCCTCGGCCACCGCGACGCCTACGTCTTCTTCACCAGATTCGACAACATGATCGCGGTGACGAACGGGGTTGACGGCGCGGCCCACGCGAGCCTTCAGGAGTCGATCGGCAACCGCTACCCGGTCAGCGTCAGCCTCGGGACCGCCGTCGCCGAACGTCCCGTCGACGCGCTGGAAGCCGCGAACCGGCGGCTTCAGACCGCGGGCAGCGCCCAAGACGAGAGTCGCACCGAGGTGCTCGCCGGAGAGTACCTCTCCGAGACGAATCGGTCGGACCTCCAGGTCGCGCACTTCGACGTGGTCAACGCGACCGGGAAGTACACCGACCGACTCAACGAGTTCGACACGTTCATCAACATCGAACGGGCGTACGGCTCGCTGATGCGCCACCTCCGCGAGGCGCACGGTGCCCTCTCCTTTTTCGTCGGCGGAGACAACGTCGTGGCGGTCTGCCCTGACCTCCCCGAGCCGGCGTTCTCGGCGGCGGTCGACCACGTCCAAGACGACGTCGACATCGAGCTTCAGGTCGGGGTCGGCCGGGGGGCCTCCGCACACGAGGCCGGCTTCGCGGCCAAGCACGCGCTCGAAGACTGCCGCCACGCCGGGACGAGCGTCGAACTGTTCGGCGCGCCCGCCGCCGGCGACTGATCGCCGGACGCGCGGCGGGCCGGCGTCGCCCGCCCCGTCAAAATCAGATCTGATAATTTTGGTGCGGGATTTTTATACACCGGTCGGGAACCCTCGGTTAGCATGTCAGAGGAGATAGCGTTCGTCTGTACGGCGGACGGCTGTGACGAAGGCCCGTGGGAGGGATCACACGACGCGATGGCGCACTGCTCCGAGCACCCGGACCACGGCTACACCGGGATGCCGCGGTCGGAGATCGACCCCGCCCGCGAGATCATCCCCGCGACCGCGACGCGGAAGCGCGACAATCGGAACCTCCAGCACAAGGGGCATCCGAAGGGTGCGCACGCGCAGGACGACTGACACGTCCCGACAGCCGGACCGCGCCCCCGGCGTCCGCCCCCGCCGCTGGTCTCGGCTCCCGGTCGTCGTCGCGCGGCGTCGCGAGAGATCGCGCTCCTGACTCGGCAGTTCCCTCCGTTCTCCCGATCCGGCGGCGTTTATGGGCGGCCCGGGCGTACGTCCCTGTATGGTCTCGGAGATCTTCGATCCCGACGCGTGGGAGTCCGTCACCGACGAGTTCGACGACATCACCTATCATCGCGCCGTCGACGTCCCCGCGGTCCGGATCGCCTTCGACCGCCCCGCGGTCCGCAACGCCTTCCGGCCGGGCACGGTCGACGAGTTGTACGCCGCCCTCGACCATGCCCGCAAGCAGGCCGACATCGGCTGCGTCCTCCTCACCGGCAACGGCCCCTCGGAGAAGGACGGCGGCTGGGCGTTCTGCGCCGGCGGCGACCAGTCGGTCCGCGGCGGCTCCGGCTACGAGTACCGCGACGACGACGAGGCGGCCGACGACGACGACGACCTCGTCCGCGACGCGCGGGCGGGGCGGCTCCACATCCTCGAAGTCCAGCGGCTGATCCGCTTCATGCCCAAGCCCGTCGTCGCGGTCGTCCCGGGCTGGGCGGTCGGCGGCGGCCACTCGCTCCACGTGATCTGCGACATGACGCTCGCGAGCGAGGAACACGCGAAGTTCCTCCAGACCGACCCGGACGTGGCCTCCTTCGACGGCGGGTTCGGCTCCGCGTACCTCGCGAAACAGATCGGCCAGAAGAAGGCCCGCGAGGTGTTCTTCCGCGGGAAGACCTACTCGGCCGAGGAGGCGGCGGACATGGGCATGGTCAACGAGGTGATTCCGCACGAGGAGCTGGAGGAGGTGGCCTTGGAGTGGGCCGACGAGATGACGCGGAAGTCCCCGACCGCGATGCGAATGCTGAAGTACGCGTTCAACATGGCCGACGACGGCATGGTCGGCCAGCAGGTGTTCGCCGGCGAGGCGACGCGGCTGGCGTACATGACCGACGAAGCCGCCGAGGGCCGCGACGCGTTCTTAGAGGGCCGCGAGCCGGAGTTCCGGGAGTACCCCTGGCACTACTAATATCGTGTAGCTAATCGACCACACAATAACGCCGTATTGAACGGTGGTCAAATCGAGCGACCGCAAAACGTCTCGGACGTATAAGGGGTGGATTCAGCGCCTTGATCTCGTCGAAACTGGGATTATCGATGTTGTTTACGAACAACAACAGCCCGAGCATCACGGATAGTGGGGCTAACAGGGTCAGCAATCCGTCAGCGTCCTCGAATGCCCATCTAATAATAGTATTCTATATGGTATTTAAACTGATGAGTATGACGCAGGACTTTGGATAACACTTAGTTGTTTCATCAAATGAGTATCACTCAATGATTGGCGCATTCAATGACTTGACAGAATATCTCACAGAGTGTACAGAGGGCGCTCGGAATCAAATTCAGGATGATTATCAATTGATGGCAGATGAGGAGGACATATCAGCCCGATTCACCCAAGAGTTAGAATCACAGGTCAGGCGTATCGATTCTTTTGTTTCGCCAACTCTAATTCCCCGGACTATCACTCTTCCACGACGCTACCCTTACTCTGAGTCGAAATTTGGCGCAGATTTTGCTGTGGTTTTCAAATTGGATATGTCATCGTACTCTTACGGGGGTGGAATTTTGGTACAAGCAAAGCAGAAAGAGTCAACTAGTTATAATAATAAGGATCCTAGCGGACTGAGAGAGGACAGTGAAAAAATGTTAGACTGTTCCCCTGACTCATTCGTTTGTATATTTTCGTCTGCTACATTCCGACACTATCCTGCCTCAGCAGTAAGTGGACTGAATCAGAATAAGTTCGTCCACGGACAGGACAAGTATACGCTAAATCAGGCCTGTCCAAGTTACAAGGTTGGTGACTTCTATGAAATGCTGTTTGAAGGTTACATAGGCGATAGATGGGTGTACGAAAATCTAGATTATCTGAGCCGACCAGACCAATACTCAGCAACCGATAGGCAAGCGATAACAGACGGAGGTCAGTCAAGTGATGATGGCGGAGGGATTCCGACATTCTTGGTAGTTGCTACTGACTCTCCCGATGATTTCAATCCATATGATGACCTTCCATATGACGAACAATTTGTCTCTGAGCAGTTACCGTCAGGAGCCGACGAGAAGGAACCAGAACAGTCGAGTCAGACTGAATTTGACGACTTCTTGTAGTCCTTAAATTTCTTCAACGTATTCTCGACGCCAATTCATCTTCCTTCTTTTCGAGGCGGCGTCATAGTGAGTATCAATCACGACTGGTGACGCGTCCATGTAGTCGCTCACCACTGTTTTCCGATCATTTTCATCCAAGTAGTAAGTAAAAGAAATGTTATGGATAGGGATGGCGCTCACGGCGTCGAGACATTGTGTGGCTTTGTCACAGTCTCATCGCGCCTCATACTCAACGGAGTTCTTGTCGGAGAGGTTTGAGCGCGCGAAATAGGTTCGAACGGCGATTAGAACGAGGGGGAGTCTGTTCGAATAATGTCTGCGGCGTCGCCACTCGCCAAATCCGTGTAGATAGACGTGATGCTCAAGTCGTGGTGTTCGAGTGCGTCTTCTGTCGGTACCAAGCAACCTGTGAAACCGTTCCGCACAGACCCGCGCCGGAACACGTGACTCGGCGCTCTTTCACCGGGAACAGTGATTCCGAAACGGAAGGGAGCCGCTCAGTCGTCCCCGACGATCCCCTCCGCGACCGCCATGTCGTCGACCGACGGGTCGTCCTCGGACTGCCGGAGGACGAACCGCTTGCGGATCAGGTCGGCGGTGTAGATGGCGGTCCCGATGATGATCAGCGTGTCGCCCGGGAGCCGCGCCCAGAACAGCGTCTGGACGAGGCCGCCGTTGTAGAACTCGAGGCTGCGCGCGGCGGCGTACCCCTCCGTGAACGCGACGTCGAGCTGGAGGAAACCGACCGGGAGCAGCGAGACCCCGACCATCAGCGCGAGGCCGACGTTCCAGCACCAGAACGACGCCCGAAGCCACGAGCCGTCCCAGCGGTCGGGGTCGATCGATAGCTGGAGCATGTACGCGACCATGCCGAGCGCGAGGAAGCCGAACGCGCCGAACATCGCGGCGTGGGCGTGGCCGACGGTGAGGTACGTGCCGTGTTCGTAGTAGTTGATCAGCGGGAGGTTGATGAAGAAGCCGAGGACGCCGGCCCCGACGAAGTTCCAGATCCCGCTGGCGACGATGAACATGAACGGGAGCTTGTAGGGGAAGCCGCTCGTCTCCGTCATCGCGCGGTACTGCCCGATCGCCTCGTAGAGGATGAAGATGAGCGGCAGCAGCTCCAGCGTCGAGAAGACGCTCCCGATCGGCACCCAGTAGTCCGGCATCCCGATCCACCAGTAGTGGTGCGAGACGCCGATGACGCCCGTCCCCATCACTAAGAGTGCCTGAAGCATCACCGCCTTCTCCGCGCTGCGGCGCGAGAGCAGGTTCATCGAGACGAGCGTCAGCCCGATGATCGCGACGATGAAGAACTCGAACGCGCCCTCGACCCACATGTGGACGACCCACCACCGCCAGAACTCGGTGACGGCGATGTTCGTCGACGGCGTGAACATGAAGCCGGCGACGAAAAGCAGGGTGATAGAGCCGCCCGCGTAGAGGATCATGTGCGC belongs to Halorubrum sp. DM2 and includes:
- a CDS encoding 1,4-dihydroxy-2-naphthoyl-CoA synthase, which gives rise to MVSEIFDPDAWESVTDEFDDITYHRAVDVPAVRIAFDRPAVRNAFRPGTVDELYAALDHARKQADIGCVLLTGNGPSEKDGGWAFCAGGDQSVRGGSGYEYRDDDEAADDDDDLVRDARAGRLHILEVQRLIRFMPKPVVAVVPGWAVGGGHSLHVICDMTLASEEHAKFLQTDPDVASFDGGFGSAYLAKQIGQKKAREVFFRGKTYSAEEAADMGMVNEVIPHEELEEVALEWADEMTRKSPTAMRMLKYAFNMADDGMVGQQVFAGEATRLAYMTDEAAEGRDAFLEGREPEFREYPWHY
- a CDS encoding GTP cyclohydrolase III; translation: MTTTQVTLVQIDNYGPWTTTPEPRREMDLQTLQSRLFADIAQFLGHRDAYVFFTRFDNMIAVTNGVDGAAHASLQESIGNRYPVSVSLGTAVAERPVDALEAANRRLQTAGSAQDESRTEVLAGEYLSETNRSDLQVAHFDVVNATGKYTDRLNEFDTFINIERAYGSLMRHLREAHGALSFFVGGDNVVAVCPDLPEPAFSAAVDHVQDDVDIELQVGVGRGASAHEAGFAAKHALEDCRHAGTSVELFGAPAAGD
- a CDS encoding HAD-IIA family hydrolase translates to MEFSGAVLDVDGTVVRGDEPIPGAPAGYRRLRGAGIETLFVSNNPTKAPPAYVDRLGAAGYDVDADRVFTAGSVTTRYLGRHHADDDLLCIADPGLLDQFAAAGLSTTDDVDAADALVASIDREFDYEDLCTALWALERDIPFIGTDPDVVIPAPERDVPGSGAVINAIAGVAERDPDAVLGKPSDTAIEMVRERLPYPPEECLVVGDRLDTDIALGERAGMTSVLVRSGVTDADDLAASEVSPDYVLDHLGEIDRVIG